A single region of the Rhizobium sp. NLR16a genome encodes:
- a CDS encoding pyridoxine 5'-phosphate synthase, with the protein MPAKLSVNLNAIAMLRNRRDLPWPSVEVLGRIALASGASGLTVHPRPDQRHIRFSDLPVIRNLIDDEFPKAEFNIEGYPTDEFLNLCAGAAPEQVTLVPDDPSQATSDHGWDFRKHQAFLTDVVARLKKMGCRVSLFADGDGDAEAVKIAKAVGADRIELYTGPYGGCYDAPERAAPILEALGKTADAALAIGLGVNAGHDLTVANLPDLVKRIPALAEVSIGHGLTADALEYGMAETVRRFCRACGQKV; encoded by the coding sequence ATGCCAGCCAAGCTCTCCGTGAACCTCAACGCTATTGCCATGCTGCGCAACCGGCGTGATCTGCCCTGGCCGAGTGTCGAAGTCCTGGGGCGCATAGCCCTTGCATCAGGCGCCAGCGGCCTGACGGTGCATCCGCGCCCCGATCAGCGGCATATCCGTTTTTCCGACCTGCCCGTTATCCGCAACCTGATCGACGATGAATTCCCCAAGGCCGAGTTCAACATCGAGGGATACCCGACTGACGAATTCCTCAATCTCTGCGCCGGCGCTGCACCCGAGCAGGTGACGTTGGTGCCCGACGATCCCTCCCAGGCGACCTCCGATCACGGCTGGGATTTCCGCAAACATCAGGCGTTCCTCACCGATGTCGTCGCCCGGCTGAAGAAGATGGGATGCCGGGTCTCGCTCTTTGCTGACGGCGACGGCGATGCGGAAGCGGTCAAGATCGCCAAGGCGGTCGGCGCCGACCGAATCGAACTCTATACCGGCCCCTATGGCGGCTGCTACGACGCGCCCGAACGGGCGGCTCCCATCCTCGAAGCGCTGGGAAAGACTGCAGACGCGGCGCTGGCGATCGGCCTTGGCGTCAATGCCGGGCACGATCTGACGGTCGCAAACCTGCCTGATCTGGTGAAGCGCATTCCAGCGCTTGCCGAGGTTTCCATTGGCCATGGACTGACTGCCGATGCGCTGGAATATGGCATGGCGGAAACGGTGAGGCGTTTTTGCAGGGCATGCGGGCAGAAGGTTTGA
- a CDS encoding ATP-dependent RecD-like DNA helicase: MQFAPQQDEALKAVSKWLNEGRSPLFRLFGYAGTGKTTLARHFAENVDGDVLFAAFTGKAAQVLRSRGASNAKTIHSLIYRPRGEEAVEDEETGKTSIAPMFAINRQSPVAKAALIIVDECSMVDEALGKDLMSFGTPILVLGDPGQLPPVSGGGYFTNQDPDYLLTDIHRQARDNPIIKLAMQVREGNEIMYGDYGTAKVISKNEVTQQLVLDADQVLVGTNRTRRRYNQRLRELKGFSADYPQTGDKLVCLRNDPAKGLLNGSLWQVMTSSKETTKPGINLLVRPEDDDMDRGAAKIKLLKQAFEDVEGEIPWNTRKRYDEFDYGYALTVHKAQGSQWNDVVLFDESWAFRDTRERWLYTAITRAAETLTIVR; the protein is encoded by the coding sequence ATGCAATTTGCGCCGCAACAAGACGAAGCCCTGAAGGCTGTTTCGAAATGGCTGAACGAAGGGCGCTCGCCGCTCTTTCGCCTGTTCGGCTATGCCGGAACGGGCAAGACGACGCTTGCCCGGCATTTTGCCGAGAATGTCGACGGCGACGTGCTGTTTGCCGCCTTTACGGGCAAGGCCGCGCAGGTGCTGCGTTCGCGCGGCGCCTCCAACGCCAAGACCATTCATTCGCTGATCTATCGCCCGCGTGGCGAGGAGGCGGTGGAGGACGAGGAAACCGGCAAGACTTCGATTGCGCCGATGTTTGCGATCAACCGGCAGAGCCCGGTGGCGAAAGCGGCACTGATCATCGTCGACGAATGCTCGATGGTGGACGAGGCGCTCGGCAAGGACCTGATGAGCTTCGGCACGCCGATCCTGGTGCTTGGCGATCCCGGCCAGCTGCCGCCCGTCAGCGGCGGCGGCTACTTCACCAACCAGGACCCGGATTATCTTCTGACCGATATCCACCGGCAGGCGCGCGACAATCCGATCATCAAGCTCGCCATGCAGGTGCGCGAAGGCAATGAGATCATGTATGGCGACTACGGCACCGCCAAGGTGATTTCGAAGAATGAGGTGACGCAGCAGCTCGTGCTCGATGCCGACCAGGTGCTCGTCGGTACCAACCGCACGCGGCGGCGCTATAATCAGCGGCTGCGCGAATTGAAGGGTTTTTCCGCCGATTATCCGCAGACCGGCGACAAGCTCGTCTGCCTCCGGAACGATCCGGCCAAGGGCCTGCTCAACGGCTCGCTCTGGCAGGTGATGACCTCGTCGAAGGAAACGACGAAGCCCGGCATCAATCTGCTCGTCCGTCCCGAGGACGACGACATGGATCGCGGGGCGGCCAAGATCAAGCTGCTGAAACAAGCCTTCGAGGATGTCGAAGGCGAGATTCCTTGGAACACCCGCAAGCGCTATGACGAGTTCGACTACGGTTATGCCCTGACCGTCCACAAGGCGCAGGGCTCGCAATGGAATGACGTCGTGCTCTTCGATGAGAGCTGGGCTTTTCGCGATACGAGGGAACGCTGGCTCTATACCGCGATCACGCGCGCGGCGGAGACGCTGACGATCGTTCGCTGA
- a CDS encoding MerR family transcriptional regulator, with amino-acid sequence MPDGSKRLFAAAGIVSEARSKYRFLPSAALPPDLPGGPVPIADMADAFGVTHRTLHFYEEKGLISANRIGLMRVYGQDDVMRMAVITVCRETGMPIAVIQELMDELRKADSQETAEAMFREALQVRKRELTAEMSTLHRQLQQVGDLLDFDDGMETPPLNDNQDSSSLTAQELRCLELMAEGYSTQRIARALDLKHDETRDLEAGIILKFRANNRFQAIAKAVLLGIVQA; translated from the coding sequence ATGCCAGACGGTTCCAAACGCCTGTTTGCTGCCGCCGGTATCGTTTCGGAGGCCCGGTCGAAATACCGGTTCCTGCCTTCGGCCGCGCTGCCGCCGGATCTACCGGGAGGTCCGGTGCCTATCGCCGATATGGCCGACGCATTCGGCGTTACGCACAGGACATTGCATTTCTACGAAGAAAAGGGACTGATCTCGGCCAATCGCATCGGCCTGATGCGGGTCTATGGCCAGGACGACGTGATGCGCATGGCCGTCATCACAGTCTGCCGCGAGACAGGAATGCCGATCGCGGTTATCCAGGAGTTGATGGACGAGCTTCGCAAGGCCGATTCGCAGGAAACAGCCGAGGCGATGTTTCGCGAGGCCTTGCAGGTGCGCAAGCGCGAACTGACGGCCGAAATGTCGACGCTGCACCGCCAGCTCCAACAGGTCGGCGATCTCCTGGATTTCGACGACGGCATGGAGACGCCGCCGCTCAACGACAATCAGGACAGTTCCAGCCTGACCGCGCAGGAACTGCGTTGCCTGGAACTGATGGCAGAGGGCTATTCCACCCAGCGCATCGCCCGGGCGCTCGACCTGAAGCATGACGAGACCCGCGATCTCGAAGCCGGCATCATCCTGAAATTCCGTGCCAACAATCGCTTCCAGGCAATCGCCAAGGCGGTCCTGCTCGGCATCGTGCAAGCTTAG
- a CDS encoding LysR family transcriptional regulator, with protein sequence MDIVSALQSFQRVVETGSFSAAAHDLDVTQPAVSRQVAALEGHFNTRLLHRTTSGLSLTAEGERMLPMALRILEAVEELGDAAGSDGVVASGKVRLSVPAPLGLYLSERLGDLLAAHPKLLVELLFREQSSDMIEERLDLEVRLGPVADSSLVCRRIGWTTAFLVASPAYLARRAAPRAPKDIKDHECLCYSRAGEANIWSFSNGSEDISVRISPRLTACNAVAIHRAVLAGAGLAVLSHVIAMPDIAAGRLIPVMKDFQPSRLPVTVVYPSRRNMPLRVKTVLDFLMDAMAQDPSMCAGGVDRGWDG encoded by the coding sequence ATGGATATCGTTTCGGCATTGCAGAGCTTTCAACGCGTCGTGGAGACGGGCTCGTTTTCAGCGGCAGCACACGATCTCGACGTGACCCAGCCAGCGGTCTCGCGGCAGGTTGCCGCACTCGAAGGTCATTTCAACACGCGCCTCCTGCATCGCACGACGAGCGGCCTGTCACTGACGGCGGAAGGGGAACGGATGCTGCCGATGGCGCTCAGGATTCTCGAAGCGGTGGAGGAGCTCGGCGATGCCGCCGGATCGGATGGAGTGGTCGCTTCGGGCAAGGTCCGGCTGAGCGTTCCGGCACCGCTCGGCCTCTATCTCAGCGAGCGGCTGGGCGATCTTCTCGCCGCCCATCCGAAGCTGTTGGTCGAGCTGCTTTTCAGGGAGCAGAGCTCGGATATGATCGAGGAGCGCCTGGATCTCGAAGTGCGCCTTGGCCCGGTCGCCGACAGCAGCCTCGTCTGCCGGCGGATCGGCTGGACGACGGCTTTCCTCGTCGCTTCTCCCGCCTATCTCGCACGCAGGGCGGCGCCGCGCGCCCCGAAGGACATCAAGGACCATGAATGCCTGTGCTACAGCAGGGCAGGCGAGGCCAACATATGGTCCTTCTCGAATGGCTCGGAGGACATATCCGTCAGGATATCGCCGCGGCTGACGGCCTGTAACGCCGTCGCCATTCACAGGGCGGTCCTTGCCGGCGCGGGGCTTGCGGTGCTCTCCCACGTCATCGCCATGCCCGACATTGCCGCCGGGCGGCTGATCCCGGTGATGAAGGATTTTCAGCCGAGCCGGCTGCCGGTTACCGTCGTCTATCCCTCGCGACGCAACATGCCGCTGCGCGTCAAGACTGTTCTGGATTTTCTGATGGATGCGATGGCGCAGGACCCGTCGATGTGCGCAGGCGGCGTGGACCGGGGCTGGGACGGGTGA